In Cicer arietinum cultivar CDC Frontier isolate Library 1 chromosome 7, Cicar.CDCFrontier_v2.0, whole genome shotgun sequence, a single window of DNA contains:
- the LOC101493146 gene encoding UPF0481 protein At3g47200-like — MKDFISIVHQRLYISFGPIHHHNNNLKVGDQYKLLWKSIFVAEHGKKFDPDANEACRLLHKKIEDNIEELKNMFTEDVIEGYKDIDLAWILYVDGCSLLYFMENVDDRCPEALNLKFDQLMYIWRDIMLLENQLPTELLEILCKDWGPKLGFLFENYQGLGECKHNGMVVIPLENPKPFHILDSSRLMYLSSSQITLNSKENNQMVTQSKENEHNEMEINTILNQDVGDEQEVDWNWNTYKSIRDLKTIGIRVTTNKTDEWTWSNISFKSNLFSGELRLPVFCFNDVTPYFFRNLIAYEMCPDVQYNYECCSFFTFMDSLVDNAEDVKELRSAGVFQNLLGSDEDLAKLFNELGDDLPTKMYCNNSYTNAVAYSKKYILIKLQIEKHYTNKWKTWLAQAYNTHFNTPWAMIAFLAASLALILTFIQTWFAIHPK, encoded by the coding sequence ATGAAAGATTTTATAAGTATTGTTCACCAAagattatatatatcatttggTCCCATCCATCATCACAACAACAATCTTAAAGTAGGAGATCAATATAAGCTTTTATggaaatcaatttttgttgcgGAACATGGAAAAAAGTTTGATCCAGATGCTAATGAAGCATGTCGACTTTTGCATaaaaagattgaagataatATTGAAGAATTGAAAAATATGTTCACTGAGGATGTGATTGAAGGCTACAAGGACATTGATCTTGCTTGGATTTTATATGTGGATGGATGTTCTTTGCTATATTTTATGGAAAATGTTGATGATCGATGTCCGGAAGCATTAAACCTGAAGTTTGACCAATTAATGTATATTTGGAGAGATATTATGTTGTTGGAAAACCAACTCCCAACTGAATTGCTTGAAATTCTATGCAAAGATTGGGGACCTAAATTGggatttttatttgaaaattatcaaggtttgggTGAATGCAAACATAATGGGATGGTTGTGATTCCACTAGAAAATCCCAAACCTTTTCATATACTAGATTCTTCTCGTTTGATGTACCTATCATCTTCTCAAATCACTCTCAATTCTAAGGAAAACAATCAAATGGTAACAcaatcaaaagaaaatgaaCATAATGAAATGGAGATTAATACAATCTTAAACCAAGATGTTGGCGATGAACAAGAGGTTGATTGGAATTGGAATACTTATAAAAGCATACGAGATCTAAAAACAATAGGAATTCGAGTGACAACAAATAAGACAGATGAATGGACTTGGAGTAACATTTCATTCAAGTCTAATTTGTTTAGTGGAGAGCTAAGACTCCCTGTTTTTTGTTTCAACGATGTCACACCCTATTTTTTTCGAAACCTAATAGCATATGAAATGTGCCCGGATGTTCAATACAACTATGAATGCTGCTCGTTTTTCACCTTCATGGATTCATTGGTTGACAATGCTGAGGATGTAAAGGAGCTTAGGTCAGCTGGTGTATTTCAAAATTTGCTTGGAAGTGATGAAGATTTGGCAAAGCTCTTCAATGAATTAGGTGATGATTTACCAACAAAAATGTATTGCAACAATTCCTACACAAATGCAGTTGCCTATAGTAAGAAATATATTCTCATCAAGCTTCAAATTGAAAAACATTACACAAATAAATGGAAGACATGGTTGGCTCAAGCTTACAACACACATTTCAATACACCATGGGCTATGATTGCCTTTTTAGCTGCATCACTGGCATTGATTCTAACTTTCATCCAAACATGGTTTGCCATACAtcctaaataa
- the LOC140918815 gene encoding uncharacterized protein gives MAPYEALYGRKCRSPLCWCEVGDKSLLGLDLVQETTSIIQIIREMMRTTQSWQNSYADKRRKPLEFQEGEHVFLRFTPKTRVGRSMKVKKLNPRFMCPFQILKRVGSVAYQLALPPQLSNLHDVFHVSQLRTYVSDKSHVIAPESVQLKDNLIFKPRPTRIIDKSTKTLRNKVIPLVNVVWEELTSAEASWELEEEVLCQYPKLVDVGT, from the coding sequence atggcaccatatgaggctctTTATGGAAGGAAGTGTAGGTCCCCTTTGTGTTGGTGTGAAGTTGGTGATAAGTCTTTGTTAGGGCTTGATTTAGTGCAAGAGACCACTAgtataattcaaataattagGGAAATGATGCGTACAACGCAAAGTTGGCAAAATAGTTATGCTGACAAGAGAAGAAAACCATTGGAATTTCAAGAAGGGGAACATGTATTCTTAAGATTCACTCCTAAGACTAGGGTGGGAAGGTCAATGAAAGTCAAAAAGTTGAACCCTCGTTTCATGTGTCCTTTCCAAATTCTAAAAAGAGTCGGGTCCGTTGCTTACCAATTGGCTCTTCCGCCACAATTATCTAATCTTCATGACGTATTTCATGTTTCTCAACTGCGAACATATGTGTCGGATAAATCACACGTGATAGCTCCCGAGTCAGTTCAATTGAAggataatttaatctttaagCCTAGACCTACTCGAATTATTGACAAGAGTACCAAGACTCTAAGGAATAAGGTGATTCCATTAGTAAATGTGGTATGGGAAGAATTAACCTCAGCAGAAGCTTCCTGGGAACTTGAGGAAGAAGTCCTATGTCAATATCCAAAGCTTGTGGATGTAGGTACATAA
- the LOC101498559 gene encoding uncharacterized protein produces the protein MKSEFLMKDGLALMREARQRIYQNNNTSIHMIRRVPKFLHQSERFYNYCIPKMISFSPIHHDSENTKEGDHYKLLWVSLFVDSFAQKIYQDYHQAYKLLFQRIVDNMEELVNMFSKDVVEGYNINQLAWMLFVDGCALLHFMDNVDDQCPQALNLKVGQLMYMWKDIILLENQLPTKLLEILCKDWRDDLDMLFENYHSKGACKRIGMAVIHLDNHKPFHILDSSRLKYISPLRTILGSEKTKTMKDIFQIQEDDDEQKIYRSPYKSIRDLKRVGIRVVANTKNKSIRSNILFKSNWFSGELRLPIIEFNDVTPYFLRNLMAFELCSHVPYNYECCSFLTFIHSLVDNAEGVKELITAGVLQNLEVMKI, from the coding sequence ATGAAATCGGAATTTCTTATGAAGGATGGACTTGCTCTAATGCGGGAGGCACGACAAAGGATTTATCAGAATAATAATACTTCAATTCATATGATTCGGAGAGTTCCTAAGTTTTTGCACCAAAGTGAAAGATTTTATAACTATTGTATaccaaagatgatatcatttAGTCCCATCCATCACGATAGTGAAAATACTAAGGAAGGAGATCATTATAAGCTTCTATGGGTATCATTATTTGTTGACTCATTTgcacaaaaaatttatcaagaTTACCATCAAGCATACAaacttttgtttcaaagaattgtAGATAATATGGAAGAATTGGTAAACATGTTCAGTAAGGATGTAGTTGAAGGTTACAATATCAATCAACTTGCTTGGATGTTGTTTGTGGATGGATGTGCTTTGCTACATTTTATGGATAATGTTGATGACCAATGTCCACAAGCACTAAACCTTAAGGTTGGGCAATTGATGTATATGTGGAAAGATATTATATTGTTGGAGAACCAACTTCCAACCAAATTGCTTGAAATTCTATGCAAAGATTGGAGGGACGACTTGGATATGTTGTTTGAAAATTATCATTCTAAGGGAGCTTGCAAACGTATTGGAATGGCGGTAATTCATTTGGATAATCATAAACCCTTTCATATACTTGATTCTTCACGCTTGAAGTACATATCACCTTTGCGAACCATTTTAGGTTCTGAGAAAACAAAGACTATGAAAGATATATTCCAAATCCAAGAAGATGACGatgaacaaaaaatttatcGGAGTCCATATAAGAGCATACGAGATCTAAAAAGAGTAGGAATTCGAGTGGTAGCAAATACGAAAAACAAATCGATAAGGAGTAACATTTTATTTAAGTCTAATTGGTTTAGTGGAGAATTAAGGCTCCCTATTATTGAGTTCAATGATGTCACACCCTATTTCTTACGAAACTTAATGGCATTTGAGCTGTGTTCACATGTTCCTTACAACTATGAATGTTGCTCGTTTTTAACCTTCATTCATTCATTGGTCGATAATGCAGAGGGTGTAAAAGAACTTATTACAGCTGGTGTACTTCAAAACTTGGAAGTGATGAAGATTTGA